Genomic DNA from Amycolatopsis alba DSM 44262:
AAGGGATTCCTGTTACGGGCTGTGTCGTTTCAAAACAGGGAGAGTTCGATGAGCAGATTCAGCCGGGTGGTCACATGCTCGGTTCCGGTCGCGGTCGGCGCTTTGCTGCTGTCGACCGCGGTTTCCGGTGCCCAGCCGTCGGAGGAGGCGCGCACGCAGTCCGGGATCACCGCACTGCAGAGCATCAAGAAGAGCCTCACCCCGGCTGAGCGCAAGCAGTCGAGTCAGCTCGTCGTCGAAAAGCGCCTCCGCGCGGACAAGGGCCTGGCAGGCAAGCTGCCCGAATACCGGACCGGGCTGGGCGTCAGCGACGCCGGCACCGTCGCGGTGGACATCAAGGGCGCCGGGCAGTCGCTGGTGGACGCCGTCAAGGCCGCGGGCGGCACCGTCCGGTACGCCTCGCCCACCGGCTCGATCCGCGCCGACCTTCCCCTGAACGCCGTCGACGGGATCGCCGGACGCGGGGACGTCGCCGAGGTCAAGGCCGCTTCCCAGGCGATGACCTGGAACGAGTCCGCGCCGCAGGACCGGCGCCAGGCCGCCGTCAAGCAGACCGCCGCCGCGCTGCAGGTCGCCGAGGGCGACAAGGCGCACGGCAACGACACCGCGCGCACCAAGTACGGCGTCACCGGCGCCGGGCAGAAGGTCTGCGTGCTCTCGGACGGCGTCAAGTCGCTCCAGGCGTCCCAGACCGCCGGCGAACTCCCCGCCGTCGACGTCCTCCCCGGTCAGGCGGGCAGCGGTGACGAGGGCACCGCGATGCTGGAGATCATCCACGACATGGCCCCCGGCGCCACGCTCGGTTTCGCGACCGCCTTCACCAGCGAGCAGAGCTTCGCCGACAACATCCGCGCGCTGCGCACCACCGGCAAGTGCACGATCATCGTGGACGACGTGTCCTACTTCGACGAGTCGCCGTTCCAGGACGGCCCGGTCGCGCAGGCCGTCAACGACGTGACCGCCGCGGGCGTGCTCTACTTCTCCTCCGCGGGGAACTCGGGCAACCTGACCGACGGCACCAGCGGCTACTACGAGGGTGACTTCCGCGGCTCGACCAGCAAGATCTCCGGGATCACCGGGACGCCGCACGACTTCGACCCGAGCGGCACGACCCAGCTGTACAACGCGCTTTCGCCGAACTCGGTCGGCCGCTACGTCACCCTGTTCTGGTCCGACCCGTGGGGCAAGGCCACCAGCGACTACGACCTGTTCGTCCTGAACTCGTCCGGTTCGGTCGTCGCCTCCAGCGAGAACGCGCAGAACGGCAGCCAGAACCCGTACGAGATCGCCCAGGTCCCGGCCAGCGGTTCGGGCTTCAAGGTCGCCGTGGTCAAGTACAGCGGCTCCGACCGGTTCATCGCGCTCAACGTGATCCGCGGCCGCTTCGTCCCCTCCGGCTCGCTGAAAGCCTTCAGCACCAACGGTGTCACCTCCGGCCACTCGGCGGCCGTCAACGCCTTCAGTGTCGCGGCCGCCCCGGCCGCCGGTGCCTTCGGCCGCGCGCTCGAGACCGGTGACCCGGCGAACCCGGCCGGTCCCTTCCCCGGCCTGTTCACCGCCGCCAGCAAGTGGGAGCGGTTCACTTCGGACGGTCGCCGTCACCAGTTCTACAACCCGGACGGTTCGGCGATCACCCCCGGCAATGTGACCTCGACCGGTGGCGCGACGCGGAACAAGCCGGACATCACCGCGGCCGACGGCGTCGCGACCTCGGTGACCGGGTTCCAGCCGTTCTTCGGGACCTCCGCCGCCGCGCCGAGCGCCGCCGCCATCGCCGCGCTGCTGAAGCAGGGCAAGCCCGCCGCGACCCCGGCGGAGATCAGGAACGCGCTGACCTCGACCGCGATCGACCTCGGCGCCCCTGGCTACGACCCGGTCACCGGTGCGGGCGTGATCATGACCGACCCGGCGCTCGCCGCGCTGGGCGTCGCGCCCAAGAAGTAGTTCTCACCAAGGAAAACGGCCCGGTGCGCACCAGCGCACCGGGCCGTTTCTTCGTTACTTCAGGACTTGACGCAGGACAGGCCGTTCGGGCCCGACACGGTCAGGAAGCCGTACCGCTTGATCGTGGTGGCGAGCTGGCCACCGCAGAGCGGGCTGGCGGTCGAAGCCGAGTCACCGGCGTCGAAGCCGACGGCGCGCTTGGCCTGGTCGTAGCTGGGGGTGCGGGAGTCGACGACGTTGTAGACGCTGCGCGCGCCCAGGAACGCCGTGGTGAAGGCCGGGGTGTAGTTACCGGCGGAACCGGCGACCGGGGAGCCGTTGAAGCCGGCACCGGTCAGCGGGTTGACGGTGAAGCCCGCGCGCTTGTCGGCGGTCACCGCGTTGCCCTGCGCGATCCACTGCGCGATGGAGAACGGCGCGATGGCCTTGGCGCGGTCGGCGGCCGGGATGGAGTTGCCGTCGTGCTCCTGGAACCGCTTGATGGTGACCGGCTTCGTGGTCGGGTCGAAGCCGAGGACGGTGCCGGTGAAGAAGCTCAGCGTGCCGGAACCGGTCTGCGGCAGGTAGACCGCGATGGGGGAGTTGGCGCCGCCGACCTGGTTCCAGTTGGTGATGGAACCGTCGTAGATGCCGCGCAGCTGCGCCAGCGTCAGGGTCAGGCCCGCACCGGAACCGGTGGCCGAGGACGACCAGGTGACGCCGTCGGTGGCGAAGGCGAAGAACTCGAAGGTGGACGGGTCCGACGAGCCGCGGGCCGAGGACGACCGCGCGATGTCGATCTTGCCGTCGCCCGCTTCGGCCGAGGCCTTCAGCGCGGCCTTGCCCTGCGACGAACCGTTCGGGGCCGGGTTGCTCGCGCTGTAGACGACCTGGTCGGCGAACGGGTCGGCCGGGACGGTGAACGTCTGGCCCGCGGCGAGCACCGGCGGCACGTTGACGTAGTTGTCGGGGTCGCTGTTCCAGGCGCCGCTGTTCGCGTTGGCCAGGATCGCGCCGGTGATGTCGACGGTGGTGTCCGAGCCCGCCGCGGCGATGACCTCGGAGAGGCCGTTGGCCGGGGCGACCGCCGAGGCGGTGCCGGTCAGGGTGAGGCAGGCACACGCGGCGATCGCGGTGGCGCCGAGAAACCGAGTGGTACGAGCACGCATCTTGTTTGCACTCTTTCTCTAGTCCCCAAGTCGTCACGGGATTCCGTGACTTGGCACAATCCTCGCTCCGCAACACTGTCCGGTTACGGTGCTTCGCGTTCCCGCCCGACGTCATGGTGGTTAATCTCCGGGGAACGCACTTTC
This window encodes:
- a CDS encoding S8 family serine peptidase; amino-acid sequence: MSRFSRVVTCSVPVAVGALLLSTAVSGAQPSEEARTQSGITALQSIKKSLTPAERKQSSQLVVEKRLRADKGLAGKLPEYRTGLGVSDAGTVAVDIKGAGQSLVDAVKAAGGTVRYASPTGSIRADLPLNAVDGIAGRGDVAEVKAASQAMTWNESAPQDRRQAAVKQTAAALQVAEGDKAHGNDTARTKYGVTGAGQKVCVLSDGVKSLQASQTAGELPAVDVLPGQAGSGDEGTAMLEIIHDMAPGATLGFATAFTSEQSFADNIRALRTTGKCTIIVDDVSYFDESPFQDGPVAQAVNDVTAAGVLYFSSAGNSGNLTDGTSGYYEGDFRGSTSKISGITGTPHDFDPSGTTQLYNALSPNSVGRYVTLFWSDPWGKATSDYDLFVLNSSGSVVASSENAQNGSQNPYEIAQVPASGSGFKVAVVKYSGSDRFIALNVIRGRFVPSGSLKAFSTNGVTSGHSAAVNAFSVAAAPAAGAFGRALETGDPANPAGPFPGLFTAASKWERFTSDGRRHQFYNPDGSAITPGNVTSTGGATRNKPDITAADGVATSVTGFQPFFGTSAAAPSAAAIAALLKQGKPAATPAEIRNALTSTAIDLGAPGYDPVTGAGVIMTDPALAALGVAPKK
- a CDS encoding substrate-binding domain-containing protein; protein product: MRARTTRFLGATAIAACACLTLTGTASAVAPANGLSEVIAAAGSDTTVDITGAILANANSGAWNSDPDNYVNVPPVLAAGQTFTVPADPFADQVVYSASNPAPNGSSQGKAALKASAEAGDGKIDIARSSSARGSSDPSTFEFFAFATDGVTWSSSATGSGAGLTLTLAQLRGIYDGSITNWNQVGGANSPIAVYLPQTGSGTLSFFTGTVLGFDPTTKPVTIKRFQEHDGNSIPAADRAKAIAPFSIAQWIAQGNAVTADKRAGFTVNPLTGAGFNGSPVAGSAGNYTPAFTTAFLGARSVYNVVDSRTPSYDQAKRAVGFDAGDSASTASPLCGGQLATTIKRYGFLTVSGPNGLSCVKS